A region of Shewanella psychromarinicola DNA encodes the following proteins:
- a CDS encoding GNAT family N-acetyltransferase codes for MTDISIFNLEMTDPSQLKPKNDPNGLTLVEVKIKQYQFNRFLYQFVGAGWQWTDKLTLTDSQWQEYSEADNLHLFVAYKDGAPAGYVELQQQEEATVEIMYFGLGERFIGKGFGGYLLTQAIEQAWLLPNTRRVWVHTCSLDHPSALQNYQARGFSLFRTDTEPRMNPNSA; via the coding sequence ATGACAGATATCAGTATTTTCAATCTTGAAATGACCGACCCTAGTCAATTAAAGCCTAAAAATGATCCCAACGGATTAACCCTGGTTGAGGTAAAAATAAAACAATATCAATTTAATCGGTTTCTATATCAATTTGTCGGTGCAGGGTGGCAATGGACAGATAAACTGACCTTGACCGATAGCCAGTGGCAAGAATATAGCGAAGCGGACAATTTACATTTGTTTGTGGCCTATAAAGATGGCGCACCAGCGGGTTACGTTGAATTGCAGCAGCAAGAAGAAGCGACTGTAGAGATTATGTATTTTGGCTTAGGCGAACGCTTTATCGGTAAAGGATTTGGCGGCTATTTACTGACCCAAGCCATTGAGCAAGCTTGGTTGTTACCCAACACCCGCCGAGTTTGGGTACATACTTGCTCGTTAGATCACCCCAGCGCATTACAAAACTATCAAGCACGCGGATTCAGTTTATTTAGAACTGATACCGAACCAAGAATGAACCCAAACTCTGCGTAG
- a CDS encoding DUF1289 domain-containing protein, with protein MNMAYGQSNVNQIASPCVRQCCLDAQDVCLGCHRSLDEILAWHSMNEQQKSALLEILQQRSIACKNR; from the coding sequence ATGAATATGGCGTATGGTCAGAGTAACGTTAATCAAATTGCCTCACCTTGCGTGAGGCAATGTTGTTTAGATGCACAGGATGTCTGTTTAGGGTGTCATCGCTCGCTCGACGAAATTCTGGCTTGGCACTCAATGAACGAGCAACAAAAAAGCGCGTTACTTGAAATATTACAACAACGCAGTATCGCGTGTAAAAACCGTTAG
- a CDS encoding VOC family protein, which yields MSQHHSINYLEIPVKDIIATKAFFTQVFGWQFQDYGPEYSCFLKVGIDGGFYRAECQFTLAKGSPLIVLYSQDLGATAAQIIQAGGQITKAVFSFPGGRRFHFSDTNGNEYGVWSE from the coding sequence ATGAGTCAACATCATAGTATTAATTATTTAGAAATACCCGTGAAAGACATCATTGCAACCAAAGCCTTTTTTACTCAGGTTTTTGGTTGGCAGTTTCAAGACTATGGTCCTGAATACAGCTGCTTTTTGAAGGTCGGAATTGATGGTGGTTTTTATCGAGCTGAGTGTCAATTTACCTTAGCTAAAGGCAGCCCGTTAATTGTGCTCTATAGCCAAGATTTAGGCGCGACCGCAGCCCAAATTATTCAGGCTGGTGGACAGATAACCAAAGCCGTATTCAGTTTTCCTGGGGGTAGACGTTTTCATTTTTCTGACACCAATGGTAATGAATATGGCGTATGGTCAGAGTAA
- a CDS encoding DUF445 domain-containing protein, giving the protein MNKSVLTNLIAAILMLVGYVLEQQIVLTIGLFALSGALTNWLAIHMLFEKVPGLYGSGVVPSRFEEFKLGIKHLMMKQFFTQENIDRFLTTSSASSIDLTPVIEQIDLAPSFDALVSTIEKSSFGAMIAMFGGTEALIPLKEPFIEKMKLSLVELAQSEEFNAILVNELEKPNIIADMQAKVANIVEQRLNELTPELVKQIIQDMIKTHLGWLVVWGGVFGGVIGAVAALVQQ; this is encoded by the coding sequence TTGAATAAGAGTGTATTAACCAACCTTATTGCGGCCATTCTTATGCTGGTCGGGTATGTGTTAGAACAACAGATTGTGCTGACGATAGGATTATTTGCATTATCGGGTGCGTTAACAAATTGGTTGGCGATCCATATGTTGTTTGAAAAGGTCCCCGGTTTGTATGGCTCTGGAGTGGTTCCATCGCGTTTCGAAGAGTTTAAATTGGGCATTAAACATTTAATGATGAAACAATTTTTTACCCAAGAGAATATCGATCGCTTTTTGACAACCAGCAGTGCCAGCAGTATTGATTTAACACCTGTGATTGAACAAATTGATTTGGCGCCGTCATTCGATGCATTGGTGTCGACCATCGAAAAGTCATCATTTGGTGCCATGATAGCAATGTTTGGTGGCACAGAGGCGTTGATCCCACTAAAAGAGCCTTTTATTGAAAAAATGAAACTGTCTTTAGTTGAACTGGCTCAAAGTGAAGAGTTTAATGCGATTTTAGTCAATGAACTTGAAAAGCCAAATATCATCGCTGATATGCAAGCGAAGGTGGCCAATATTGTCGAACAGCGTTTAAACGAACTTACGCCTGAATTAGTTAAACAAATCATCCAAGATATGATTAAAACCCATTTAGGTTGGTTAGTTGTATGGGGTGGTGTGTTTGGCGGTGTTATTGGTGCCGTTGCGGCATTGGTGCAACAATAG
- a CDS encoding GNAT family N-acetyltransferase has product MQIRLASSIDLEPLSLLFDQYRQQLHQASDYRACHAFLKHRLAENDSMIFVSFKEDKMMGFIQLYPSFSSLRLAPVWYLEDVFVSPQDQQLDIISQMYQKAQALAQSTGVLLINRHDIEGIVESESVGS; this is encoded by the coding sequence ATGCAAATTCGTCTTGCTTCGAGCATAGATTTAGAACCGCTGAGCCTGCTATTTGATCAATATCGGCAGCAATTACACCAAGCCTCAGACTATCGTGCCTGCCATGCTTTTTTGAAACATCGCTTGGCTGAAAATGATTCGATGATTTTTGTGTCGTTCAAAGAAGATAAAATGATGGGTTTTATTCAACTGTATCCGTCGTTTTCTTCATTACGACTGGCGCCTGTGTGGTATTTAGAGGATGTGTTTGTCTCACCACAGGATCAGCAGCTTGATATTATCAGTCAGATGTATCAAAAAGCACAAGCATTGGCGCAAAGTACCGGGGTATTATTAATTAATCGCCACGATATAGAGGGCATTGTTGAGTCGGAATCAGTTGGTTCTTAG
- a CDS encoding DUF748 domain-containing protein encodes MTPFLAQLRSAVKPRSRIQKLTLYGLTIYLLSCAVLGGLIPYIAKQQAPEILAEQLGRDVSLQDISINPFTLELTVSGLVINEANSQQTFASLATLYGNIQLWQSITSWTLVIEDIRLAQPTIRVSLTQTDDQQVVFNFSDIIKRLGKDTQSTPANTAPTSLPAINIGKIELLQGVFTLDDNVTDTHINYPNINLSLTQFSSLSTALEDKQDQVNRYNLSIEDQFNGSVALQGQFQLSPLAIQGDLDAAGVDLSRYWTFVDQLFAINLSEGMLSVNGQYTVTLQDKNLAPISHINVTKAQIVINRFKALHQQDEKIAIDVLALKNINVDSQKKLVSIDEFHTENGKIKLNITPKGADLVALLLPQNTQLLDDAASSQTDTNDTTDTTEVANVSNITDASIEAESDITTEQVTQTPDAIVTQAPQTNAGSPRPSQTEMTSQNVDPNTADKVDSPWLVNLHKITVAQYQVDLGEGIASDNIILWQLGPIDVSTGLVKSDLSTPIDYQFSTGINAQSLLTSTGQVDALAQTINADIDFSNMLLSRLQPYIAPYINITVEDGVFSTKGNLHADAKDTLTYTGSANINQLHINDNVLNKPLLTWETMDINQLSFDRQQAIIDIDEINFDKLFSRIIISPDRGTNISQLIHTKKATTDPVEIKQAVDSVDPSKLIVDQRKADASTLNSSAGSEPPMTDSPQMQFNINKIGIKDSSAFFADNSLTPNFASGIEMLNGQISHLSSKPQTTASVDLVGKIDRYAPVTLKGEINPLLDQPYLDLNLNFDNVELTSVNPYSSTYAGYYIDKGQLSLDLNYQLKNTALVGSNHVVIDQLKLGKPSNSSLATSLPVTLAVALLQDRHGVIDLGVDVSGDLDSPNFSFGSIIVNALGNIITKAVTSPFSFLAGLVDGDEEMDKISFDYGLSSLSLKQKNTLDKLAKALIDRPLLNLNIKGSIDLINDKQALAEIKLHKQLAITAGIKFNALPKSLSASQFPATGPSADALYQLVEQELSQPPLAIKQSLQQETPELTEVELVTRWHIGLYNMLKNHQQITTDEFGQLAQQRASAVKAYLIDQAGIDAGKVFVLESRINTVEDAAEALLELQVN; translated from the coding sequence ATGACCCCGTTTTTAGCTCAGTTGCGCTCAGCGGTTAAACCGCGCTCTCGTATTCAAAAATTAACCCTTTATGGATTAACAATTTACCTATTGTCTTGCGCTGTACTCGGTGGATTAATTCCGTATATTGCCAAACAACAAGCACCAGAGATATTAGCCGAGCAATTAGGTAGAGACGTTAGTCTACAAGACATTAGTATCAATCCTTTTACGCTAGAACTAACGGTATCGGGTTTGGTTATCAATGAAGCTAATAGTCAGCAAACCTTTGCATCACTAGCCACGCTGTATGGCAACATTCAATTGTGGCAATCCATCACATCTTGGACATTAGTGATTGAAGATATCCGTCTAGCACAACCCACTATCCGAGTGTCGCTTACTCAAACCGATGATCAACAGGTTGTATTTAACTTTAGTGATATTATCAAGCGCCTAGGTAAAGACACTCAATCAACACCAGCCAATACTGCACCGACAAGTCTACCGGCGATAAACATCGGTAAAATTGAGCTGCTACAAGGTGTGTTCACCTTAGATGACAACGTCACCGATACTCATATCAACTACCCAAATATCAATCTGTCATTGACACAATTTAGCAGCTTGAGTACCGCGTTAGAGGATAAACAAGACCAGGTTAATCGCTATAATCTGAGCATAGAAGATCAATTTAACGGCTCGGTGGCACTGCAAGGACAATTTCAATTATCGCCATTAGCAATACAAGGTGATCTCGACGCTGCTGGCGTTGATTTATCTCGTTATTGGACTTTTGTTGATCAACTGTTTGCGATTAACTTATCTGAAGGCATGCTCAGCGTAAACGGCCAGTACACTGTGACGTTACAAGATAAAAACTTAGCCCCAATAAGCCACATTAATGTCACCAAAGCGCAGATAGTGATTAACCGTTTTAAAGCGCTACATCAGCAAGATGAAAAAATCGCCATTGATGTGTTAGCGTTAAAAAATATCAATGTAGATAGCCAGAAAAAACTTGTTAGCATTGATGAGTTTCATACTGAAAATGGTAAAATCAAACTCAACATCACCCCTAAAGGAGCTGATTTAGTCGCGTTACTGTTACCTCAAAATACTCAACTTCTCGACGATGCTGCTTCGAGCCAAACTGATACTAATGACACCACAGATACCACAGAGGTTGCAAATGTCTCAAATATCACTGACGCCAGCATAGAGGCAGAGTCTGACATAACCACTGAACAAGTCACCCAAACACCTGACGCTATTGTGACCCAAGCACCGCAAACAAACGCAGGTTCACCCCGCCCGTCACAAACTGAAATGACAAGCCAAAATGTTGATCCTAATACTGCTGATAAGGTTGATTCTCCATGGTTAGTCAATTTACATAAAATCACTGTGGCACAGTACCAAGTAGACCTTGGGGAAGGCATTGCCAGTGATAACATCATCCTTTGGCAACTCGGTCCCATTGATGTCTCAACCGGCTTGGTAAAATCTGATTTATCCACCCCTATTGATTACCAATTCTCGACTGGCATCAATGCGCAAAGCCTATTAACGTCGACAGGGCAAGTCGATGCATTAGCACAAACGATTAATGCTGATATCGATTTTAGTAATATGTTGCTGTCACGCTTGCAACCCTATATCGCACCATACATTAATATCACAGTAGAAGACGGGGTATTTTCCACTAAAGGTAATTTACATGCCGATGCTAAAGATACCCTCACCTACACAGGCAGCGCTAACATCAACCAGCTGCACATTAACGATAATGTGCTAAATAAACCATTGCTGACATGGGAAACCATGGACATCAACCAGTTATCGTTTGATCGCCAACAAGCTATCATTGACATCGATGAAATAAACTTCGATAAACTCTTTAGTCGCATCATTATTTCACCCGATCGCGGCACTAATATCAGCCAGCTGATCCACACAAAAAAAGCCACAACCGATCCCGTGGAGATAAAGCAAGCTGTTGATAGCGTTGATCCGAGCAAATTGATAGTCGATCAGCGCAAAGCTGATGCCTCAACACTGAATTCATCAGCAGGCAGTGAACCGCCAATGACAGATTCACCGCAAATGCAATTCAACATTAATAAAATAGGCATTAAAGACAGCTCAGCTTTTTTTGCGGATAACTCATTAACACCTAATTTTGCTTCAGGCATAGAAATGCTCAATGGCCAAATTAGCCATCTTTCATCGAAACCACAGACCACGGCATCGGTTGATTTGGTGGGTAAAATCGATAGATATGCTCCGGTGACGTTAAAAGGTGAGATAAATCCGTTACTCGACCAACCGTATCTTGATCTTAACTTGAATTTTGACAACGTAGAGTTAACCTCGGTCAATCCCTATTCAAGTACTTATGCTGGCTATTACATAGATAAAGGCCAATTGTCATTAGACCTAAACTACCAACTTAAAAACACTGCATTAGTTGGCAGTAATCACGTCGTCATTGATCAACTTAAACTGGGCAAACCCAGCAATAGCAGTTTAGCAACCAGTCTACCGGTGACGTTGGCGGTGGCATTATTGCAAGATCGCCACGGTGTGATTGATTTGGGCGTTGATGTCTCAGGGGACCTTGATTCTCCCAACTTCAGCTTTGGAAGCATAATCGTGAATGCTTTGGGTAATATTATTACCAAAGCCGTGACCTCACCCTTTTCATTCTTAGCAGGCCTTGTGGATGGTGATGAGGAAATGGATAAAATCAGTTTTGATTACGGACTCAGCAGTCTTTCACTTAAACAAAAAAATACCCTCGACAAACTGGCTAAAGCATTAATAGACAGACCGCTGCTGAATCTCAATATTAAAGGCAGTATTGACTTAATTAACGATAAACAAGCGTTAGCTGAAATCAAACTGCATAAACAACTGGCTATAACAGCAGGGATAAAATTTAACGCGTTACCAAAAAGTTTATCTGCCAGCCAGTTCCCTGCAACAGGGCCATCAGCTGATGCACTGTATCAATTAGTTGAGCAAGAATTGTCGCAGCCACCATTAGCGATAAAACAATCTTTACAACAAGAAACTCCAGAGCTGACAGAAGTAGAGCTCGTTACTCGCTGGCACATTGGCTTATACAATATGCTTAAAAACCACCAGCAGATCACTACAGATGAATTTGGCCAATTAGCACAACAGCGGGCCAGCGCAGTTAAAGCGTATTTAATTGATCAAGCAGGCATTGATGCGGGAAAAGTTTTTGTACTAGAAAGCCGCATCAACACCGTAGAAGATGCCGCTGAAGCATTGCTTGAACTACAAGTAAATTAA
- a CDS encoding glutaredoxin family protein, producing MFIVRWILGRIILLLNFVFAPKKRQRPQDQQVIVDQQTQSLALYQYAACPFCVKVRREMRRQNLTINLVDAKQDEHKSVLTEQGGKLKVPCLRIEQDGKTQWLYESKAIMSYLNERFA from the coding sequence ATGTTTATCGTTCGCTGGATTTTAGGTCGAATTATTTTGTTGTTAAATTTTGTGTTTGCTCCTAAAAAGCGCCAACGTCCGCAAGATCAACAAGTCATTGTCGATCAACAGACTCAATCGCTGGCATTGTATCAATACGCCGCCTGCCCTTTTTGTGTCAAAGTTCGTCGTGAAATGCGTCGTCAAAACTTAACCATTAACTTAGTTGATGCCAAACAAGATGAGCACAAAAGCGTGCTAACCGAGCAAGGTGGCAAACTCAAAGTCCCTTGTCTACGTATCGAGCAAGATGGCAAAACCCAATGGCTATATGAATCAAAAGCCATTATGAGCTACCTCAACGAGCGTTTTGCGTAA
- a CDS encoding DUF2986 domain-containing protein codes for MNRKQEMIKKLAKRAKARQNKVVPSNPSSKAVERYISKAEREKIAVTEAAEQAAATETSNTETDKD; via the coding sequence ATGAATAGAAAGCAAGAGATGATCAAAAAGCTGGCTAAACGTGCCAAGGCTCGCCAAAACAAAGTGGTGCCGTCTAACCCTAGCAGCAAGGCTGTTGAGCGTTATATCTCTAAAGCTGAACGCGAAAAAATTGCGGTAACAGAAGCCGCAGAACAAGCCGCAGCAACAGAGACCAGCAACACTGAAACTGATAAAGACTAA
- a CDS encoding MATE family efflux transporter gives MTTAKFVEGSILRHILVMSSTAAVGISALFVVDLLDIFFLSLLGEVELAAAAGYASTISFFTTSIGIGLSIALGALVSKAVGAKNIKLAKRLFLNSAIVTLITSVLVAAVVIAFIPELLALVGATGRTAELAQSYLYILVPSLPFICLAMALGGALRAVGDAKLSMMSTLAGGGVNAILDPIFIFSLSMGIEGAAAASVLARIVVFIISARGVVIKHKLLGRFSLDEFKQDLGTIFSIAAPAMLTNVATPIGNAVVTRAIADFGDSYVAGWAVLGRLIPVSFGMIFALSGAVGPIVGQNFGANEIERVRLSLTKAIQFCVVYVLVMSLGLYLLRNVIISSFAMKGDAAELILFFCQYIAVFFIFSGILFIANASFNNLGKAKYSTFFNVGKATVGTIPFVYFGAQWGGVFGVLIGQVIGAIIFGVIGIFCAYRLVDKISRQGLLPAGANQQLLEDDAINIDMVAAPSPMPGRTQMAQLDEEPFCKQFAQQDNADDTIADETNTDKTSADKTN, from the coding sequence ATGACCACTGCTAAATTTGTTGAGGGTTCGATTTTACGCCATATCCTAGTGATGAGCTCTACTGCTGCAGTAGGGATTTCGGCACTGTTTGTGGTCGACTTACTCGATATTTTCTTTTTAAGTCTGCTCGGCGAAGTTGAACTTGCCGCTGCGGCAGGTTATGCCAGCACGATTTCTTTTTTTACCACATCAATAGGCATCGGCTTATCTATTGCTCTGGGTGCATTAGTGTCAAAAGCAGTGGGTGCTAAAAATATTAAGTTAGCTAAACGATTGTTTTTAAACAGTGCCATCGTGACGTTAATCACCAGTGTGCTGGTGGCTGCGGTAGTGATTGCGTTTATTCCAGAACTGTTAGCCTTGGTGGGTGCAACAGGGCGCACGGCGGAATTAGCGCAAAGCTATTTATATATTCTGGTGCCATCATTACCGTTTATTTGCTTAGCAATGGCACTTGGCGGTGCATTACGCGCGGTGGGCGATGCCAAATTGTCGATGATGTCGACGCTCGCCGGTGGTGGTGTAAATGCCATATTAGATCCTATCTTCATTTTTTCCTTATCAATGGGGATAGAAGGCGCGGCCGCGGCTTCGGTATTGGCTCGTATTGTTGTGTTTATTATCTCCGCCCGCGGCGTAGTGATAAAACATAAACTGTTAGGTCGGTTTTCGCTTGATGAGTTTAAACAAGACCTCGGGACTATTTTTTCAATTGCCGCACCGGCAATGCTGACCAATGTGGCAACCCCCATTGGTAATGCGGTGGTAACGCGAGCTATCGCCGATTTTGGTGATAGCTATGTGGCTGGTTGGGCTGTATTAGGTCGTTTGATCCCCGTATCGTTTGGGATGATTTTTGCACTGTCGGGGGCCGTTGGACCGATTGTGGGGCAAAACTTTGGTGCCAATGAAATTGAGCGAGTTAGATTGAGTTTGACCAAAGCGATTCAATTTTGTGTGGTTTATGTGCTGGTGATGTCACTTGGACTGTATCTATTACGCAATGTCATTATTAGCAGCTTTGCTATGAAAGGTGATGCGGCAGAGCTTATTTTATTTTTCTGTCAGTACATTGCCGTGTTCTTTATCTTTTCGGGAATTCTGTTTATTGCCAACGCCTCATTTAATAATTTAGGTAAGGCCAAATATTCCACCTTTTTTAACGTCGGTAAAGCAACCGTCGGCACCATACCCTTTGTCTATTTTGGCGCGCAGTGGGGCGGCGTGTTTGGGGTATTAATTGGCCAGGTTATTGGAGCGATTATCTTCGGTGTGATAGGTATTTTCTGTGCATACCGATTAGTCGACAAAATTAGTCGCCAAGGTTTGTTGCCGGCTGGTGCCAACCAACAACTGTTAGAAGACGATGCGATAAACATTGATATGGTTGCAGCACCATCACCTATGCCAGGACGCACTCAGATGGCCCAATTGGATGAAGAGCCCTTTTGTAAGCAATTTGCGCAACAAGATAATGCCGATGACACTATTGCTGACGAAACCAATACTGACAAAACGAGCGCCGATAAAACTAATTGA
- a CDS encoding ion transporter, producing MNTEEKPDSPLKQYLRSVIFGTETLAGKRFDIALMVCIVLSVLLIFIDTIERVNSPYGDYIQIAEWTFTVIFTVEYILRIYCSLNRLHYARSFFGVVDLVSILPSYLDLIFPGANVALALRVLRLFRVFRVLKLLRYLRDGHILLKAMMQSSRKVFMFFFAVSLIIMVLSVIMYVVEGPNNGFTSIPQSMYWTVVTITTVGYGDITPQTPLGQAIAALTMLIGYSIIAIPTGILTAEITHEMVRTRDLRKCSNCGKKGHDNDAEYCNHCGSELEKL from the coding sequence ATGAATACCGAAGAAAAACCCGACAGCCCACTGAAACAATACCTTAGAAGTGTGATTTTTGGTACCGAAACCTTAGCAGGAAAACGCTTCGATATTGCCCTTATGGTCTGTATTGTACTGAGTGTGTTATTAATTTTTATCGATACGATAGAACGAGTTAATTCGCCGTACGGTGACTATATTCAAATTGCTGAATGGACCTTTACGGTAATCTTTACCGTTGAGTACATATTAAGGATCTATTGTTCGCTTAATCGGTTACACTATGCACGCAGCTTTTTTGGTGTAGTGGATTTAGTGTCCATTTTACCCAGTTATTTAGACTTGATTTTCCCAGGTGCCAATGTGGCGTTAGCGCTAAGGGTACTGCGTTTATTTCGTGTGTTTAGGGTATTAAAGTTACTTCGATATTTAAGAGATGGTCATATATTACTCAAAGCCATGATGCAGTCGAGTCGAAAAGTGTTTATGTTTTTTTTCGCAGTAAGCCTGATTATCATGGTATTAAGTGTGATTATGTATGTAGTCGAAGGCCCAAATAATGGCTTTACTTCAATACCTCAGTCCATGTATTGGACCGTGGTGACCATTACCACGGTTGGTTATGGAGACATTACGCCACAAACACCATTAGGTCAGGCGATTGCGGCACTGACTATGCTCATTGGTTATTCGATTATTGCCATTCCAACAGGCATTTTAACCGCTGAAATTACACATGAAATGGTCAGAACCCGTGATTTACGTAAATGCAGTAATTGTGGCAAGAAAGGCCACGATAACGATGCTGAATATTGTAATCATTGTGGTAGCGAACTGGAAAAACTCTAG
- a CDS encoding L,D-transpeptidase family protein → MRALYILFIALIFCPLLALASTSQTTAKVDLVVVNKSESRLSVMRDGKVVKSYLIAMGDVPSGHKLKEGDQRTPQGRYVLDYKKSDSAFYKSIHISYPNEEDKLRADALGIRAGGMIMIHGENPRSTLPPKEAQKYNWTNGCIAVTNKEMDELWQMIDAGTPIEIWP, encoded by the coding sequence ATGCGCGCGTTGTACATATTATTTATAGCCTTAATTTTCTGCCCGTTATTAGCGCTTGCTTCGACAAGCCAAACAACAGCAAAAGTGGATTTAGTTGTGGTCAATAAATCCGAATCTCGTTTATCTGTGATGCGTGACGGAAAAGTGGTTAAAAGTTACCTCATTGCCATGGGCGATGTGCCCAGTGGTCATAAGCTTAAAGAAGGTGATCAACGCACTCCACAAGGCCGTTACGTTTTAGATTATAAAAAATCTGATAGTGCATTTTATAAATCGATTCATATTTCGTATCCCAATGAAGAAGATAAATTAAGGGCTGACGCATTAGGGATCCGAGCCGGTGGCATGATCATGATCCACGGTGAAAACCCTCGTTCAACGTTGCCGCCAAAAGAAGCACAAAAGTACAACTGGACCAATGGTTGCATTGCCGTCACCAACAAAGAAATGGATGAATTATGGCAAATGATTGATGCCGGTACACCGATTGAAATATGGCCATAG
- a CDS encoding VOC family protein encodes MNYQHLQHTWVDFGQRITAFIDQLGLENLSLYCDHAALRVNDNHMAQLLADEFSQHGKIISNNIINGRPILIIKLTEPLVIGAMHIQCVELPFPSDKAYPVEGWEHVELVFPSQAQTCDELVAELIEKVPQLADIIASNDSENSDIKVKQSSPKGDKERLANPTIAFKANGICVKVHPHDIQKIVESEQAC; translated from the coding sequence ATGAATTACCAACACCTACAACATACTTGGGTCGACTTTGGTCAGCGCATTACGGCATTTATTGATCAGTTAGGCCTAGAGAACTTATCACTATACTGCGATCATGCCGCCTTACGAGTGAACGACAACCACATGGCGCAGTTATTAGCTGATGAATTTAGCCAACATGGCAAAATAATCTCCAATAATATCATTAACGGTCGGCCTATTTTAATCATTAAATTAACCGAGCCATTAGTTATTGGCGCAATGCACATTCAATGTGTTGAACTGCCCTTCCCATCCGACAAAGCTTATCCAGTTGAAGGCTGGGAACATGTCGAGTTAGTGTTTCCGTCACAGGCACAAACCTGTGATGAACTAGTCGCAGAGCTTATCGAAAAAGTGCCACAACTGGCTGATATTATTGCGAGTAATGATTCAGAAAACAGTGACATTAAGGTAAAGCAAAGTTCGCCAAAAGGCGATAAAGAGCGCTTAGCCAACCCAACCATAGCGTTTAAGGCCAATGGCATTTGCGTTAAAGTACACCCGCACGATATTCAAAAGATTGTTGAAAGTGAACAAGCCTGCTAA
- a CDS encoding class I SAM-dependent DNA methyltransferase translates to MSRDFFEHKAVIFDSDDNRVSNVENIANAVIKNVSLDRQMHLMDFGSGTGLLLERIAPSVRKITAIDISKSMNDQLEKKRVSLSCEIDILAIDLESTDITDKFDGIISSMTMHHVKDIGAMFVKFYSLLNDGGIIAISDLDKEDGSFHTEDTSVYHFGFDRDAIALAAKQACFREVEVVDASVVHKSQGEFAVFLLTAKK, encoded by the coding sequence ATGAGTAGAGATTTTTTCGAGCATAAAGCAGTTATTTTCGATAGCGATGATAATAGAGTTTCAAATGTCGAAAACATTGCCAATGCTGTCATTAAAAATGTAAGCCTTGATCGACAAATGCACTTAATGGATTTTGGCTCAGGTACCGGATTGCTACTTGAGCGCATTGCGCCGTCTGTACGAAAAATTACTGCTATTGACATTTCAAAATCGATGAATGATCAGCTTGAAAAGAAGCGAGTCAGTCTTAGTTGTGAAATTGATATATTGGCCATTGATTTAGAATCTACAGATATCACAGATAAATTTGATGGCATTATATCTTCAATGACAATGCATCATGTGAAAGATATTGGGGCAATGTTCGTTAAGTTCTATTCTCTGCTAAATGATGGCGGAATAATCGCTATATCTGATCTTGACAAGGAAGATGGAAGTTTCCATACAGAAGATACTAGTGTCTACCATTTCGGTTTTGACCGAGATGCGATTGCTCTTGCAGCAAAGCAAGCTTGTTTTCGAGAGGTTGAAGTCGTTGATGCTAGTGTAGTGCACAAGTCACAAGGAGAGTTTGCGGTATTTTTATTAACGGCTAAGAAATAA